AACCGCGACGGCTTCTACTTCTCGTGGCGGGACGCCGCCGAAACGGATCCGGCGGCACAGGCGCTCTACGAGCGCTACCAGCACCGGCCGGAGTTCGAGTTCTTCGACCTGGAGGCGGACCCGCACGAGTTGACGAACCTGGCGGCCGACCCGGCGCACAGGGAGACGATCGAAACGCTGCACAAGCAGCTACAGGCGTGGATGGCGGATCAGGGCGACGCGGGACTGCAAACGGAGATCGAGGCGCCCGAGCACCAGTCGCGGCCGCGATAGCGCCACCCGGAACTCACCGCGCCTGCGTTGCCGTCACCCGAACCGTGACCACGTCGGTGTCGTGGTACTGGTGGTGCCGGACGGACGACGCGTAGTGGCGCAGCAGTCGCAGCGAGACCTCTTCCTCCACCGGTCCGCCCGCCGCCGGCTCGCCGAGCACCGCCAGTTGGTCCTCGAGGTTCGTCGCGTCGGTCGCGGCCACGAACTCCAGCACCGCCTCTTCCCGGTCCCCGTGACCGATCAGCAGCAGGTCCCGCTCGTCGCCGGCCGTTCGCTGGTCGTCCTGCCGGATCAGCAGCAGCAGGGTCTCCTCCCCCACCGCCCGGACCCGCTCGACCATCTCCTCGGGCCATCGACCGCGCTCCCCGACTCGGGCCAGAAAGGCGTCGACCTTCCGATACGCGCCGGCGTTCAGCGGGACCTTGAGGCGTCGGCGGCGCGGCCCGGTCAGTTCCTCGAACAGGGTCAGGGCGATCACGGTCGCTCCACCGACGGTCATGCCGTTGCCGAGCAACTCGCTCCACGGCCCCTGAAAGTACTCAGGGAAGATCCAGTCGAGCTGAAAGGCGACGCCGAGCCAGAACGCCACGCCCACCACGAGACCCCTCCGGTAGTCGAGGCCTTCGTGCATGAGGATCTTGACGCCGAAGATGAAGAGAAGCGCAACGAGCACCAGGTAGTAGGCGGCCACCACCGGGCCCGGGATCGCGATGAGAGCCGCCATGAACTTCGGGATGAAGGCGAGCCCGACGAAGATGACGCCGACGGAGACGCCGACGGAACGCGCCGCCACGCCCGTGAGCTCGACGATCGCGATACCCGTCGCGTACGTCGTGTTCGGCACCGTGCCCGCCAGGCCCGACAGCAGGTTGCCGACGCCATCGGCCGACATCGCTCCCTGAATCGAGCGGAAGTCGATCGCCCGCGGCTTGCGCCAGGACGCCCGCTGAATGGCGATGCTGTCGCCGAGCGTGTCCATGGCGCCGACCAGGGTCAGCATCACGAACGCCGGCAGGAGGGCCCAGAACTCAGGCCCGAAGCCGAAGTCGAACCCGGGATAGGCGAACCGCGGCAAGCCGATCCAGGCCGCTTCGCGCACGCCCGCCGTGTCGTAAATGCCGAAGGCCAGCCCCCCGATCGCGCAGCCGGTCACGATCCCGATGGCAGGCGCCCATAGCCGCCACGCACCGGACGAACGGAGCGCCATCAGGGTGATGACGAGCAGCGTACCGCCCGCGACCGCAGGCGCGGCCGCCGGCGCCGCGCCTTCGGGCACGTCGGCCAGCTTGCGCAGGATGACCGGCGCCAGCGTCACGGGTATCAACATGAGCACGGTGCCGGCGACCGTCGGCGTGAAGATCCTGCGCAACAGGGACAGCTTGGCGGCGAGGACGAACTGGAACAGGGACGAGATGACGACCAGCGTCGCCAGCAGGCTGGGACCGCCCTGCTCCAGTGCCGCGATGCAGATGGCGATGAACGCGCTGCTGCTGCCCATGAGCAGCACATAGCGGGCGCCGATGCGCCCGACGCCCAGGGCCTGGACCACAGTGGTGATCCCGCTGATGCCCAGCGCGGCCCCGACCGCCCAGGAAAGGTAGGCGTCGCTTTCGCCCGCGAGGGTGATCATGATCGTCGGGCCGAGCACGATGCTCGGGACGGCCAGCATCGCGAGCTGCACCCCGAGCCCGAGGCCGAGCGCTCGCGGAGGCTTTTCGTCGGGTTCGAACCGAACGTGCCGCCGCTCTTCCGTCTGTTGAGTGGATGCCATCGGAAGGCTACGCCGCCGTCTCCTGCTGCGCGTACTGCAACTGGTAGAGGCGCCAGTACACGCCGCGGCGGTCGAGGAGTTCGTCGTGGTTGCCGTGTTCGCAGATGGCGCCGTGATGGAAGACGTAGATGCGGTCGACGTCCTTGATCGTCGACAGGCGGTGGGCGACGACGATCGAGGTCTTGCCTTCCATCAGGTGGCGGAGGGCGTCCTGGATCAACGCCTCGGTCTCGGTGTCGACGCTGGAGGTCGCCTCGTCGAGCAGCAGGAGCTGCGGTTCTCGGGCGAGGGCGCGGGCGAAGGAGAGCAGTTGACGCTGGCCGGTCGAGAAGTTGACGCCGCGCTCGCTGACCTTGTGCGCCCAGCCGTTCGGCAGCCGCTCGATCAGGTCGTCGACGTGGGTGGCGCGTGCCGCCTCGTCGACCACATCCTCGGCCACGTCGCGGCCGAGGACGATGTTGTAGCGCAGGTCGCCGTCGAACAGGAAGACGTCCTGGAGCACGAACGCCATCCGCCGCCGCAGTTCCGGCTTCGGGATATCCCGGATGTCCCTGCCGTCGACCCGGATCGATCCCTCCTGCAGCTCGTAGAGACGCGCCAGCAGCTTGAGCGTCGTCGTCTTGCCGGAGCCCGTGTGGCCGACGATCGCCACCCGCTCGCCGGCGCCGACCCGGAAGGAGACGTCGCGCAACACGGTCTCCGCGCCGTAGGCGAAGGTGACGCCGTCGAACTCCACCTCGCAGCCAGCCGGTTGCGCTCCCGGCTCCGCCGCCGCCGCAGCCGCGGCCGCGGCCGGCGTCTCGACCTTGCCCTCCGGTTCCCGAGGTTCGTCCAGCAACTGGAACACTCGCTCGGCGCTCGCCATGGACGACTGCATGACGGAGTACTTCGCCGACAGGTCCATCAGCGGGCGGAAGAAACGAGCCATGTAGTCGGTGAACACGTAGATCGTGCCCAGAGTGATCCCGTCCGCGCCCGCCAGCCTGAAGCCGAACCAGAAGACCAGCGCCCGGGTCAGGTTCGTCGCCAGGTCGACGGTCGAAAACAGCAGCGCGTCGTAGCGGATCGAGCGCAGCCAGGAGTCGCGGTGAGAGGCGTTCTCGCGCCTGAAGTCCTCGAAGTTGCGCCGCTCGCGGGCGAACAACTGGACCACCTTCATGCCGGAGATCGTCTCCTGCAGGTGGGCGTTGAGGCGCGCGATCTTGACCCGCACCTCCCGGTAGGCCTCCCGTACCTTGTAGCGGAAGATCGCCGCCGCGATGCCCAGGACCGGTACCAGGGCCAATGCCGCCAGCGCCAGCCGCGGGTCGATCGCGAACAGCATGGTGAGGATGACGACCATGACGAACACGTCGGCCACCATCGCGATGACGCCAGCCGAGAACATCTCCGCCAGGTGCTCCAGGTCGTTCGTGAGCCGCGTCACGAGGCGGCCGACCGGGTAGCGATCGAAGAAGCGCATCGGCAGCCGCTGGACGTGATCGAACAGCGTCCTGCGGACGTCGCGGACCGTGCGCTGGCCGAGGGAGATCATCGTGAAGGCTCGCAGCCAGTCCATGATCAACGTGACGATCGAGATGCCGAACACCAGCCCGAACATCCAGGCCAGGGGTCCGAGTCCCAGGCGCGGCACGACGAAGGGCGCCATCCAACCCACCTCGGTCGTCGTCACCCCCTCGGTCAGGTAGTTCAGCGCGGCGCCCACGACCAGCGCCGGCATCAGTTCGAGGACGGCGCGCGGCGGAATCAACGCGAAGTTGAGCCCGATCCAGCCGCGATACGGCCGCATGAACGGCCAGAGTCGCTTGATCAGCTCCGTGTCGTAGACCTTGCCCAGATCCCGCTCGCGGCCGAGTTGGGCGGACTCGCTCCGCTCCTCGCTCACGACGGCTCCCCCAGGGGCAACCGCTGCTGGTCCGCAGCGGCCGGGGCAGGAACGCCAGCGGCCGGCTCGGGCAGCGCCGCGCCACGATCGCCAACCTCGAGTTCCGACAGCAGCTCCTGACGATGGTGCAGGCGGGCGTAGAAGCCGCCCAGCTCGACGAGCTCGCGGTGGGTCCCGCGCTCGGTGATCCGCCCGTTCTCGAGCACGACGATCTGATCCGCGTGCCGTACGGCCGAGATCCGGTGTGCCACGATGAAGCAGGTGCGGCCCCGCCGCCGGCCCTCAAGGTCGCCCAGAATCGCCTCTTCGGTGCCGTGGTCGACGCTCGAGAGGGAATCGTCCAGGATGAGGATCGACGGACGCAGGATCATCGCCCGCGCCAGGGCGACCCGTTGGCGCTGGCCGCCCGACAGGGTAACGCCGCGTTCGCCGACGACGGTGTCGAAACCGTCCTCGAACTCCTCGATCTCCCGCTCGACCTGGGCCCGCGCGGCCGCCCGCCTCACCTCCGAGATGTGGGCATCGGGTACGCCGTAGCGGATGTTCTCGGCCACCGGGATGGAGAACAGGAAGCTGTCCTGCGGCACCATCGCGATGCTCGAACGCAGCAGGCGGACCGGCATCCGGTTGAGGTCCACGTCATCGATCAGGATCGCGCCGTCGTCGATCTCGAGCAACCTCGGCACCAGGCTGACGAGCGTCGTCTTGCCCGACCCGACCGGTCCCACGATGCCGACCGTGCTGCCGGCCTCCACGGTCAGATCGACGCCCTTGAGCGCCGGCACGTAGCTCCCCGGATAGGTGAACGTGAGGTTGCGGAACTCGACGCGTCCCTTGATCTCCGAAACCGCGGCGACATCCTCGCGATCACGAATCGACGGCACGATGTCCAGAACGGAGCCCAGCCGCTCCAGCGCCGCGAGGCCACGCTGCGTGATCGACACAACGAAGCCCAGCATCATCGTCGGGAACGTCAGCATGGCGATCAGACCCCAGAACAGCCACAGGTCCTCGGCCCCCAGCAGGCCTGCCTGTACCCGCTGGCCGCCCAGCCACAGAACGACGGCGGCCGACAGGGACGGCACCAGGCCGACGCTGGCGAACATCGTCGTCTGCATGACCCCGACTTTCATCATCCGCCGGAAGAGCTCCTGGTTCTGGTCCTCGAAGCGGTCGCGCTCCAGGTTGGACAGGTCGTAGGCCTTGACCACCAGCGCGCCCGAAGCGTTCTCCTGCACGACCGTGGAGACCTTGCCGAGCTGCTCCTGGCCGGCCAGGTTGGCCTGGAACATGTAGCGGCTGTAGTGGCGCGTGATCAGGACGAAAAGCGGGAAGGGCGCCAGCGCCCAGAGCGTCAGCGTGGCGTCCACCGGCAGCAGCACGATCATGGCGCCCGCGAACAGCACCGGCGTTTGCAGCAGGTTCAACAGACCCATCCCCAGGAACATCCGGATGCTGTTGATGTCGTTCACGGCCCGCGACATGAGGTCGCCGGTGCGGTGAGCGAGGTAGAA
Above is a window of Acidobacteriota bacterium DNA encoding:
- a CDS encoding purine/pyrimidine permease — protein: MASTQQTEERRHVRFEPDEKPPRALGLGLGVQLAMLAVPSIVLGPTIMITLAGESDAYLSWAVGAALGISGITTVVQALGVGRIGARYVLLMGSSSAFIAICIAALEQGGPSLLATLVVISSLFQFVLAAKLSLLRRIFTPTVAGTVLMLIPVTLAPVILRKLADVPEGAAPAAAPAVAGGTLLVITLMALRSSGAWRLWAPAIGIVTGCAIGGLAFGIYDTAGVREAAWIGLPRFAYPGFDFGFGPEFWALLPAFVMLTLVGAMDTLGDSIAIQRASWRKPRAIDFRSIQGAMSADGVGNLLSGLAGTVPNTTYATGIAIVELTGVAARSVGVSVGVIFVGLAFIPKFMAALIAIPGPVVAAYYLVLVALLFIFGVKILMHEGLDYRRGLVVGVAFWLGVAFQLDWIFPEYFQGPWSELLGNGMTVGGATVIALTLFEELTGPRRRRLKVPLNAGAYRKVDAFLARVGERGRWPEEMVERVRAVGEETLLLLIRQDDQRTAGDERDLLLIGHGDREEAVLEFVAATDATNLEDQLAVLGEPAAGGPVEEEVSLRLLRHYASSVRHHQYHDTDVVTVRVTATQAR
- a CDS encoding ABC transporter ATP-binding protein, with amino-acid sequence MSEERSESAQLGRERDLGKVYDTELIKRLWPFMRPYRGWIGLNFALIPPRAVLELMPALVVGAALNYLTEGVTTTEVGWMAPFVVPRLGLGPLAWMFGLVFGISIVTLIMDWLRAFTMISLGQRTVRDVRRTLFDHVQRLPMRFFDRYPVGRLVTRLTNDLEHLAEMFSAGVIAMVADVFVMVVILTMLFAIDPRLALAALALVPVLGIAAAIFRYKVREAYREVRVKIARLNAHLQETISGMKVVQLFARERRNFEDFRRENASHRDSWLRSIRYDALLFSTVDLATNLTRALVFWFGFRLAGADGITLGTIYVFTDYMARFFRPLMDLSAKYSVMQSSMASAERVFQLLDEPREPEGKVETPAAAAAAAAAEPGAQPAGCEVEFDGVTFAYGAETVLRDVSFRVGAGERVAIVGHTGSGKTTTLKLLARLYELQEGSIRVDGRDIRDIPKPELRRRMAFVLQDVFLFDGDLRYNIVLGRDVAEDVVDEAARATHVDDLIERLPNGWAHKVSERGVNFSTGQRQLLSFARALAREPQLLLLDEATSSVDTETEALIQDALRHLMEGKTSIVVAHRLSTIKDVDRIYVFHHGAICEHGNHDELLDRRGVYWRLYQLQYAQQETAA
- a CDS encoding ABC transporter ATP-binding protein, with translation MDGEAAGSQKPLARLFAYMRLAPGAYVLGGILTLVYATFFQLIPLSIRRIVAAFENAPDEVGRAILGLVAASLCLALARLFSRTVMFNIGRQIEFRIRNDYFVHLQSLPQSFYLAHRTGDLMSRAVNDINSIRMFLGMGLLNLLQTPVLFAGAMIVLLPVDATLTLWALAPFPLFVLITRHYSRYMFQANLAGQEQLGKVSTVVQENASGALVVKAYDLSNLERDRFEDQNQELFRRMMKVGVMQTTMFASVGLVPSLSAAVVLWLGGQRVQAGLLGAEDLWLFWGLIAMLTFPTMMLGFVVSITQRGLAALERLGSVLDIVPSIRDREDVAAVSEIKGRVEFRNLTFTYPGSYVPALKGVDLTVEAGSTVGIVGPVGSGKTTLVSLVPRLLEIDDGAILIDDVDLNRMPVRLLRSSIAMVPQDSFLFSIPVAENIRYGVPDAHISEVRRAAARAQVEREIEEFEDGFDTVVGERGVTLSGGQRQRVALARAMILRPSILILDDSLSSVDHGTEEAILGDLEGRRRGRTCFIVAHRISAVRHADQIVVLENGRITERGTHRELVELGGFYARLHHRQELLSELEVGDRGAALPEPAAGVPAPAAADQQRLPLGEPS